A single Cannabis sativa cultivar Pink pepper isolate KNU-18-1 chromosome 7, ASM2916894v1, whole genome shotgun sequence DNA region contains:
- the LOC115696245 gene encoding pterin-4-alpha-carbinolamine dehydratase 2, mitochondrial, with translation MFLRLSLLSLSKLTPKVPLTSAFQSLVGAHGRAGTQLSEILPNNEAMSTSRKPVSGFRTFCTGQDLSTKKCVPCSAKDLRPMTEESANHLIQKVDGWNLINEDGKLKLKYSCKVKSFTKGLELFKLVGDVAEAEGHHPDLHLVGWNNVTIEIWTHAVGGLTENDFILAAKINKLELHHLLRRKVSD, from the exons ATGTTTCTACgtctctctcttctttctctctctaagctCACACCCAAG GTGCCATTAACATCCGCGTTTCAAAGCTTGGTTGGAGCTCATGGAcg TGCCGGCACCCAATTATCTGAGATACTTCCAAACAATGAAGCGATGTCAACAAGTAGAAAGCCAGTTTCTGGATTTAGAACCTTTTGCACCGGCCAAG ATTTGTCAACAAAGAAATGTGTGCCCTGCAGTGCAAAGGATTTGCGACCCATGACCGAAGAATCAGCAAATCATCTGATTCAAAAG GTGGATGGTTGGAATCTGATTAATGAAGATGGCAAACTGAAACTGAAATATTCATGCAAAGTTAAGAGTTTCACTAAAGGATTGGAATTATTCAAGCTTGTAGGTGATGTTGCTGAAGCCGAAG GTCATCATCCTGACCTTCACCTTGTTGGATGGAACAATGTCACAATTGAGATCTGGACACATGCAGTTG GTGGATTGACCGAGAATGACTTCATACTTGCTGCTAAGATCAATAAACTCGAGTTGCATCACCTGCTGAGGAGGAAAGTTTCCGACTAA
- the LOC115697674 gene encoding probable methyltransferase At1g29790, which yields MKMGFTMGLNLLLLLAMVATNILSLYHLSSNIQQPNNLNPSSNPTQNQVPDYLIHQLQTIRATINHLTRHHNHHPEQQHSKPTSMPSDLILYSQLSPIASSCHNNPELLFTYMNYTPFTLCPLGSDDVVEALILRGCHPLPRRRCFSKTPQKPSSSSLPHNPFPPKLLDEVVMWKKYSSCKSFDCLSKLNPNMGFDMNNEVSNFLSYKSELDLPVPQLLQIAKAANSVIRLGLDIGGGTGTFAARMKLHNITVLTTTLNVVAPYTEAVALRGLVPLHVPLQQRFPIFDGVVDIVRCGRAINRWIPSATLEFLLFDVDRVLRSGGYLWLDHFFSKSVDLDKVYAPLIGKLGYRKVKWATASKTDSSGLKNGEVYLTALLQKPIPK from the coding sequence ATGAAAATGGGTTTCACAATGGGTCtgaatcttcttcttctcttagcTATGGTGGCCACAAACATACTCTCACTTTACCATCTCTCTTCCAACATTCAACAACCGAATAATCTCAACCCTTCATCAAACCCAACTCAAAATCAAGTCCCTGATTACCTAATTCACCAACTTCAAACCATACGCGCCACCATAAACCACCTCACGCGCCACCACAATCACCACCCCGAACAACAACACTCAAAACCCACTTCAATGCCTTCAGATCTCATTCTCTACTCTCAACTTTCTCCTATAGCTTCATCTTGTCATAACAACCCAGAACTACTCTTTACTTACATGAATTACACTCCTTTCACTCTCTGTCCACTTGGATCGGATGATGTTGTTGAGGCCCTAATCTTACGTGGTTGTCACCCACTTCCACGCCGCCGTTGTTTCTCTAAAACCCCACAAAAACCCTCTTCATCTTCACTCCCTCATAACCCTTTTCCACCTAAGCTTTTAGATGAAGTTGTTATGTGGAAAAAGTACTCTTCTTGTAAGAGTTTTGATTGTTTGAGTAAGCTAAATCCCAACATGGGTTTTGATATGAACAATGAAGTTTCAAACTTTTTGAGTTATAAGTCTGAATTAGACCTTCCTGTGCCTCAACTTCTTCAGATTGCTAAGGCTGCTAATTCAGTCATTAGACTTGGTCTTGACATTGGTGGTGGAACAGGTACATTTGCAGCTAGAATGAAACTTCATAACATAACTGTTTTAACCACTACATTGAATGTTGTTGCTCCTTACACTGAGGCTGTGGCATTGAGAGGTTTAGTGCCTCTTCATGTGCCTTTGCAGCAACGGTTTCCGATTTTCGATGGGGTTGTGGATATTGTGAGGTGTGGTAGAGCTATTAACAGGTGGATTCCTTCTGCAACACTTGAATTCTTGTTGTTTGATGTTGATAGAGTGTTGAGGAGTGGAGGGTATTTGTGGTTGGATCATTTCTTTAGTAAAAGTGTGGATCTTGATAAGGTTTATGCACCATTGATTGGGAAATTGGGTTATAGGAAAGTTAAATGGGCTACTGCTAGTAAGACTGATTCATCTGGTTTGAAGAATGGTGAGGTTTACTTGACTGCTCTGCTTCAAAAGCCAATACCAAAATGA
- the LOC115698159 gene encoding coatomer subunit zeta-1 yields MEACPSVKNILLLDSEGKRVAVKYYSEDWPTNSTKEAFEKAVFTKTQKTNARTEAEIAMLENHIIVYKFVQDLHFFVTGGEEENELILATVLQGFFDAVGLLLRGNVDKKEALENLDLILLCLDEIVDGGIILETDSNVIAQKVASHSMDAGAPLSEQTISQALATAREHLARSLLK; encoded by the exons atg GAGGCATGCCCGTCTGTGAAAAACATCCTTCTCCTTGATTCCGAAGGAAAGCGTGTTGCTGTCAAGTATTATTCAGAAGACTGGCCCACGAATAGCACAAAGGAAGCTTTCGAGAAAGCAGTGTTTACCAAGACCCAGAAAACAAATGCCCGGACAGAAG CGGAGATCGCTATGCTTGAGAATCATATTATTGTCTACAAGTTTGTTCAAGACCTTCATTTCTTTGTTAcgggaggagaagaagaaaacgaACTCATCTTGGCCACAGTTCTTCAGGGCTTCTTTGATGCAGTTGGTCTTCTTCTTAG AGGCAACGTAGACAAGAAGGAGGCACTCGAGAACTTGGATCTCATTCTATTATGCCTCGATGAAATTGTTGATGGCGG AATCATCCTCGAGACTGACTCTAACGTTATAGCACAAAAGGTGGCAAGTCACAGTATGGATGCAGGGGCACCATTGTCCGAGCAG ACAATAAGTCAAGCTCTAGCAACTGCTCGTGAACATCTAGCGAGATCTCTTCTTAAATGA
- the LOC115697727 gene encoding uncharacterized protein LOC115697727, with the protein MNLLHLPSFLPHLPKTHFKISKVFTFNFIPLGFTVDNKTYLLGNRTTKPESHRFYPSRDNNTMPGNELWTDGLICAFEFIRGQNKSTNPKPGSKTPNRQHINGDNQSRTEQRASSVPSFDDDRGSPVRQPGQVQSFEKYDVGSHWVPIGWSRISELVQTVQVDDGWASQLLDSMDDEYNFTVAELAAPYWERPAGPVWWCHVSAGHPSIDSWLGNAQWLHPAISLALRDESKLISEKMKHLLYEVPVRVAGGLLFELLGQSAGDPFIDEDDIPVVLRSWQAQNFLVTVLHLKGPVSNINVLGITEVQEFLSAGGYNTPRTVHEIIAHLTSRLTRWDDRLFRKSIFGAADEIELKFMNRRNQEDMNLFSVILNQEIRKLSRQVIRVKWSLHAREEIVFELLQHLKGNTTRILLEGIRKSTREMIEEQEAVRGRLFTIQDVMQSTVRAWLQDRSLRVTHNLAVFGGCGLVLSIITGLFGINVDGIPGAQNTPYAFGLFAAILFGVGIILIIIGLIYLGLKQPITEAQVRVRKMELQELVKMFQHEAETHAQLELERHGPHEETVEEGDNTSHDTPKVIRHDNPV; encoded by the exons GGTTTCACAGTTGATAACAAAACTTATTTGCTaggaaatagaacaactaaacCCGAAAGCCATAGATTTTATCCAAGTAGGGATAACAATACCATGCCTGGAAATGAACTCTGGACTGATGGATTAATTTGTGCTTTCGAATTTATTCGAGGCCAAAATAAATCAACCAACCCCAAACCCGGTTCTAAAACCCCGAATAGACAACACATCAATGGCGATAATCAGTCAAGGACTGAGCAAAGAGCCAGTAGTGTTCCTTCCTTTGATGACGATAGAGGTAGCCCGGTTCGTCAGCCAGGacaagttcaaagctttgaaaaaTATGATGTTGGTAGCCATTGGGTACCTATAGGATGGAGTAGGATTTCCGAGCTTGTACAGACCGTACAAGTTGATGATGGTTGGGCATCTCAGCTGCTCGATTCGATGGATGATGAATACAACTTCACTGTTGCAGAGTTAGCTGCTCCCTATTGGGAGCGTCCTGCAGGGCCCGTGTGGTGGTGTCATGTGTCTGCAGGTCACCCTTCTATCGACAGTTGGCTCGGTAATGCTCAGTGGTTGCATCCTGCCATTAGTTTGGCATTGAGAGATGAGAGTAAATTGATAAGTGAAAAAATGAAACACCTACTTTATGAG GTCCCAGTTAGAGTTGCTGGAGGACTGTTATTCGAGCTGTTGGGACAATCAGCCGGCGATCCATTTATTGACGAAGATGACATCCCGGTTGTGCTTCGATCGTGGCAAGCACAAAACTTTTTAGTTACTGTACTCCATCTAAAAGGACCTGTGTCAAACATAAATGTGCTTGGTATTACAGAAGTTCAG GAATTTCTTTCAGCTGGAGGTTACAATACACCAAGAACAGTGCACGAAATCATAGCACATCTTACTTCTCGATTAACTCGATGGGACGATAG GTTATTTCGTAAATCCATATTTGGCGCAGCAGATGAAATCGAACTGAAGTTTATGAACAG GAGAAACCAAGAGGATATGAATCTTTTTAGTGTAATTCTAAATCAAGAAATCAGAAAGTTATCAAGACAG GTTATCAGAGTAAAGTGGTCACTTCATGCTAGAGAAGAGATAGTGTTTGAGCTTCTCCAACATTTGAAAGGAAACACAACAAGAATCTTACTAGAAGGAATAAGAAAGAGTACAAGAGAAATGATCGAGGAGCAAGAAGCCGTACGTGGTCGGCTTTTTACCATTCAAGATGTCATGCAGAGCACCGTTCGCGCATGGTTGCAG GACAGAAGCCTTAGAGTAACGCACAACCTAGCCGTCTTCGGTGGATGTGGCCTAGTTCTTTCCATAATCACCGGGCTATTCGGAATCAATGTTGACGGAATCCCCGGTGCACAAAACACACCATATGCATTCGGGCTATTCGCAGCCATCCTTTTTGGTGTGGGAATCATCCTAATCATAATCGGGTTGATTTATCTTGGACTAAAACAACCGATCACCGAAGCACAAGTTCGAGTTAGGAAGATGGAACTACAAGAGTTGGTTAAGATGTTTCAGCATGAGGCAGAAACTCATGCACAG TTGGAATTGGAAAGACATGGTCCACATGAAGAGACTGTGGAAGAAGGGGATAATACTTCTCATGATACCCCCAAAGTGATTAGACATGATAATCCAGTTTAG